TTCTCACTCTAATGCCTCTTAAGAAACTTCTTGTCATCTTACTAAAAAAAGATTCTATAATATTCAACCATGAACCATGTTTGGGCGTAAAAACAAATTCAAACCTATTGGGTTTAGTATTTAAGAACTTTTTTGTTTCTTTCGATATATGCGATGAAACATTATCCAAAATAATTCTGATTTTTATGTTTTCATTATACTTCCTATCAAGAAGTTTAAGAAGATCAATAAAATCAGAACTTTTATGAGTTTCGCTAACCTTGTAAATGATTTCACCATTATGAAGATCAATTCCTGCCAATAAACTCAAAGTTCCATATCGCACATATTCATAATCTCTATAAATACAACCATTTTTCCCATTTGGCAAAGGCAATAGATCTTTTCCTTTGTTGCCTATTGCTTGTATTCCCGGTTTTTCATCAATACTGACAGTAATCTTATCCGGTTGTGAAATATCTCCATTATCTATCTTTTGGTTTGTGAGTTCTACTTCCTTATAAACATAAAGAACTTGCTCCATCTTTGTTGCAAATTCGGGGTCTCTTTTCTCAACGTAATATTTTATTTTATGAGGTTTTATCTCTGCAGAATTGAGAATATTCCACAATTTTGAAACTGATAAATTGGATAAATTAATATGACCAAATTCATTACAGTTTGCTTTTATATGTTTTAGAAGAAGGCTATAAGTCCAGATTTCATGTGGATAACCCAATTCCTTTGGTTTTTGACAAGCGAGATTTATTATCCATGCTTTTTCATTGGCTGTT
This portion of the Candidatus Cloacimonadota bacterium genome encodes:
- a CDS encoding IS630 family transposase; amino-acid sequence: MGRPSKRAELVLTKEEKEMLEKISKSRTEPFRKVLRAKIILRNISKINDSQIARDLKINRKSVILCLSKCVTMGVESALTDQPRSGKKALITANEKAWIINLACQKPKELGYPHEIWTYSLLLKHIKANCNEFGHINLSNLSVSKLWNILNSAEIKPHKIKYYVEKRDPEFATKMEQVLYVYKEVELTNQKIDNGDISQPDKITVSIDEKPGIQAIGNKGKDLLPLPNGKNGCIYRDYEYVRYGTLSLLAGIDLHNGEIIYKVSETHKSSDFIDLLKLLDRKYNENIKIRIILDNVSSHISKETKKFLNTKPNRFEFVFTPKHGSWLNIIESFFSKMTRSFLRGIRVRSKLELKERICDYLNGINKVPVRFRWKYKIDEILI